A DNA window from Dama dama isolate Ldn47 chromosome 19, ASM3311817v1, whole genome shotgun sequence contains the following coding sequences:
- the LOC133074099 gene encoding carbonyl reductase [NADPH] 1-like, with amino-acid sequence MSSTRVALVTGANKGLGFAITRDLCRRFPGDVVLTARDEARGLAAVQQLQAEGLSPRFHQLDVTDLQSIRAVRDFLSKEYGGLDVLVNNAGVAFQFGDPTPIAIQAEVTMKTNFLGTRDVCTELLPLIKSQGRVVNMSSGWGFKALESCSPELQQKLRSETITEKELVGLMNKFVEDTKNGVQRKEGWPDDNIYGVTKIGITALSRIQARKLSEQRGGDKILLNACCPGWVRTDMGGPKAYKSLEEGIETPMYLALLPSDAEGPHGQFVHEKKVAKWQFMPQFYPKL; translated from the exons ATGTCCTCCACCCGCGTGGCACTGGTCACCGGGGCCAACAAGGGCCTCGGTTTTGCCATCACGCGTGACCTGTGTCGGCGGTTCCCGGGGGACGTGGTGCTCACGGCGCGGGACGAGGCGCGGGGTCTGGCGGCCGTGCAGCAGCTGCAGGCGGAGGGCCTGAGCCCCCGTTTCCACCAGCTGGACGTCACTGACCTGCAGAGCATCCGCGCCGTGCGCGACTTCCTGAGCAAAGAGTACGGGGGGCTCGATGTGCTGGTCAACAACGCGGGCGTCGCCTTCCAGT TTGGTGATCCCACACCGATTGCAATTCAGGCAGAAGTGACCATGAAAACAAACTTCCTTGGTACCCGAGATGTGTGCACAGAGCTCCTGCCTCTGATAAAAAGCCAAG GCAGAGTGGTGAATATGTCTAGTGGATGGGGCTTCAAAGCTCTTGAAAGCTGCAGCCCTGAACTGCAGCAGAAATTGAGAAGTGAGACCATCACGGAGAAGGAGCTGGTGGGGCTCATGAACAAGTTTGTGGAAGACACAAAGAACGGGGTGCAGAGGAAGGAGGGCTGGCCGGATGATAATATATATGGAGTGACGAAAATCGGCATCACGGCCCTGTCCAGAATCCAAGCCAGGAAGctgagtgagcagagaggaggaGACAAGATCCTCCTGAATGCCTGCTGCCCAGGGTGGGTGAGAACCGACATGGGGGGACCCAAAGCCTACAAAAGCCTAGAAGAAGGAATAGAGACCCCCATGTACTTGGCCCTTCTGCCCTCGGATGCCGAGGGGCCTCATGGACAGTTTGTCCATGAGAAAAAAGTTGCAAAATGGCAATTCATGCCGCAGTTCTACCCAAAGCTCTAA
- the LOC133073620 gene encoding carbonyl reductase [NADPH] 1, protein MSSSTRVALVTGANKGIGLAIVRDLCRQFKGDVVLTARDEARGRAAVQQLQAEGLSPRFHQLDIDDLPSIRALRDFLRKEYGGLDVLVNNAGIAFKTADTTPFHIQAEVTMKTNFFGTRDVCTELLPLMKPHGRVVNVSSFVSVNSLKKCSPELQQKFRSETITEEELVGLMNKFVEDTKSGVHRKEGWPDTAYGVTKIGVTVLSRIHARKLSEQRGGDKILLNACCPGWVRTDMAGPKAPKSPEEGAETPVYLALLPSDAEGPHGEFVSEKKVVQW, encoded by the exons ATGTCGTCCTCCACCCGCGTGGCGCTGGTCACCGGGGCCAACAAGGGCATCGGCCTCGCCATCGTGCGTGACCTGTGCCGGCAGTTCAAGGGGGACGTGGTGCTCACGGCGCGGGACGAGGCGCGGGGTCGGGCGGCCGTGCAGCAGCTGCAGGCGGAGGGCCTGAGCCCCCGTTTCCACCAGCTGGACATCGACGACCTGCCGAGCATCCGCGCCCTACGCGACTTCCTGCGCAAGGAGTACGGGGGGCTCGACGTGCTGGTCAACAACGCGGGCATCGCCTTCAAGA CTGCTGATACCACACCATTTCACATTCAAGCAGAGGTGACTATGAAAACAAACTTCTTTGGCACCAGAGATGTGTGCACAGAGCTCCTGCCTCTCATGAAACCCCACG gcAGAGTGGTGAATGTATCCAGCTTTGTCAGTGTCAACTCACTAAAGAAATGCAGCCCTGAACTGCAGCAGAAGTTTCGAAGTGAGACCATCACAGAGGAAGAGCTGGTGGGGCTCATGAACAAGTTTGTGGAAGACACAAAGAGCGGGGTGCACAGGAAGGAGGGCTGGCCCGATACCGCATATGGAGTGACGAAAATCGGCGTCACGGTCCTGTCCAGAATCCATGCCAGGAAActgagtgagcagagaggagggGACAAGATCCTCCTGAATGCCTGCTGCCCAGGGTGGGTGAGAACCGACATGGCAGGACCCAAAGCCCCCAAAAGCCCAGAAGAAGGAGCAGAGACCCCCGTGTACTTGGCCCTTTTGCCCTCAGATGCAGAGGGGCCTCATGGAGAGTTTGTTTCTGAGAAAAAAGTGGTGCAATGGTGA